A genome region from Macaca nemestrina isolate mMacNem1 chromosome 20, mMacNem.hap1, whole genome shotgun sequence includes the following:
- the LOC105485862 gene encoding transmembrane protein 59-like yields MAAVALMPLPLLLLLLLASPPAASAPSARDPFAPQLGDTQNCQLRCRDRDLGPRPSQAGLEGASESPYDRAVLISACERGCRLFSICRFVARSSKPNATQTECEAACVEAYVKEAEQQACSHGCWSQPAEPEPEQKRTVLEAPSGALSLLDLFSTLCNDLVNSAQGFVSSTWTYYLQTDNGKVVVFQTQPVVESLGFQGGRLQRVEVTWRGSHPEALEVHVDPVGPLDKVRKAKIRVKTSSKAKVESEEPQDNDFLSCMSRRSGLPRWILACCLFLSVLVMLWLSCSTLVTAPGQHLKFQPLTLEQHKGFMIEPDWPLYPPPSHAYEDSPPPYKLKLDLTKL; encoded by the exons ATGGCTGCGGTGGCACTGATGCcactgccgctgctgctgctgctgctgttagcATCGCCGCCCGCCGCCTCCGCGCCGTCCGCCCGCGATCCCTTCGCCCCCCAGCTCGGGGACACGCAGAACTGCCAGCTGCGGTGCCGCGACCGCGACCTCGGCCCGCGGCCCTCGCAG GCGGGGCTGGAGGGCGCCTCCGAGTCTCCCTATGACAGAGCTGTTCTGATCAGCGCTTGCGAGCGTGGCTGCCGCCTCTTCTCCATCTGCCGATTCGTGGCCAGGAGCTCCAAGCCTAATGCCACCCAAACTGAGTGTGAAGCAG CCTGCGTGGAAGCCTATGTGAAGGAGGCAGAGCAGCAGGCCTGTAGCCATGGCTGCTGGAGCCAGCCTGCGGAGCCTGAGCCGGAGCAGAAG AGAACGGTCCTGGAGGCTCCAAGTGGGGCCCTCTCCCTCTTGGACTTGTTTTCCACCCTCTGCAATGACCTCGTCAACTCAGCCCAGGGATTTGTCTCCTCCACCTGGACATACTACTTGCAGACTGACAATGGGAAGGTGGTGGTGTTTCAG ACCCAGCCCGTAGTGGAGAGCCTCGGCTTCCAGGGGGGCCGTCTGCAGCGCGTGGAGGTGACCTGGCGAGGCTCCCACCCTGAAGCCCTGGAGGTGCACGTGG ACCCTGTAGGCCCCCTGGACAAGGTGAGGAAGGCCAAGATCCGAGTCAAGACCAGCAGCAAGGCCAAGGTGGAGTCTGAAGAGCCGCAGGACAATGACTTCCTCAGTTGCATGTCCCG GCGCTCGGGTCTGCCTCGCTGGATCCTGGCCTGCTGCCTCTTCCTCTCCGTGCTGGTTatgctgtggctgagctgctCCACCCTGGtgaccgcgcctggccagcaccTCAAGTTCCAG CCTCTGACCCTGGAGCAGCACAAGGGCTTCATGATTGAGCCTGATTGGCCCCTGTACCCTCCGCCGTCGCACGCTTATGAGGACAGCCCGCCACCCTACAAGCTGAAGCTGGACCTGACCAAGCTGTAG